A genomic region of Streptomyces rimosus contains the following coding sequences:
- a CDS encoding basic amino acid ABC transporter substrate-binding protein: protein MSATAALVAATALLAAGCTSTKAPANSGGKSASGIQLVSPGTLKTCTHLPYAPFQVKKGGKIVGFDVDLVDLIAKELKVPQEIVNTPFEGIETGQDFNIRKCDLAAAGMTITDKRKKVMDFSDPYFEATQALITKKGKPYKKVEDLKGKKLGYQKATTGAEYAKKHGQGVDLVEFEDLGLLLTAVKTGQVDAGINDNGVLFDYVKQNPDTAVTAEFHTGEHYGIGVRKGDDALRKKINEVLKKAHADGSYDKIYKKWFGTAPQQG, encoded by the coding sequence ATGTCCGCCACGGCCGCGCTCGTCGCGGCCACCGCCCTCCTCGCCGCGGGGTGCACGAGCACCAAAGCCCCGGCGAACTCCGGCGGGAAGTCGGCCTCCGGCATCCAGCTCGTCTCCCCCGGCACCCTGAAAACCTGCACCCACCTGCCGTACGCGCCGTTCCAGGTGAAGAAGGGCGGCAAGATCGTCGGCTTCGACGTGGACCTGGTCGACCTGATCGCCAAGGAACTCAAGGTGCCGCAGGAGATCGTCAACACGCCCTTCGAAGGCATCGAGACCGGCCAGGACTTCAACATCCGCAAGTGCGATCTGGCCGCCGCCGGCATGACGATCACCGACAAGCGCAAGAAGGTGATGGACTTCTCCGACCCGTACTTCGAGGCCACCCAGGCGCTGATCACCAAGAAGGGCAAGCCCTACAAGAAGGTCGAGGACCTCAAGGGCAAGAAGCTGGGCTACCAGAAGGCGACCACCGGCGCCGAGTACGCCAAGAAGCACGGGCAGGGCGTCGACCTGGTGGAGTTCGAGGACCTGGGGCTGCTGCTGACCGCCGTGAAGACGGGGCAGGTGGACGCGGGCATCAACGACAACGGGGTGCTGTTCGACTATGTCAAGCAGAACCCGGACACCGCGGTGACGGCCGAGTTCCACACCGGCGAGCACTACGGGATCGGCGTGCGCAAGGGTGACGACGCGCTGCGCAAGAAGATCAACGAAGTGCTCAAGAAGGCGCACGCGGACGGCAGTTACGACAAGATCTACAAGAAGTGGTTCGGTACCGCGCCCCAGCAGGGCTGA
- a CDS encoding YceI family protein: MALAILTRLRDRSARSVPAPAPIPRGAGALDLSVQDPVGLPMAGAGISVRNAEGTEVTRGQTDPNGMFTATLAPAAYHVVVTCDGFRPERFDSMVAAGERTAPRTLELEPAPAPSLPAPGQWRLDPDHSSIRFTARHIGLAEIHGRFNHFEGGLWIAPDMRDSRVEVTIDAASIDSGVKMRDDHLRSAEFLDVARYPYLQFAGERFVHKGGSRWAVQGVLHLHGVSRSVQLDTRYLGIGTGIGGETRTACTAVTELHREDFTLDWRKMLARGIAAIGATIRIELDIQAVPAE; the protein is encoded by the coding sequence ATGGCGCTCGCCATCCTCACCCGTCTTCGTGACCGCTCCGCCCGCAGTGTCCCCGCCCCGGCCCCGATCCCGCGCGGCGCCGGGGCGCTGGACCTGAGCGTCCAGGACCCCGTCGGGCTGCCGATGGCCGGGGCGGGCATATCGGTGCGCAACGCCGAGGGCACCGAGGTCACCCGCGGCCAGACGGACCCCAACGGCATGTTCACCGCCACGCTCGCGCCCGCCGCGTACCACGTGGTCGTCACCTGCGACGGCTTCCGGCCCGAGCGGTTCGACAGCATGGTCGCCGCGGGTGAGCGGACCGCGCCCCGGACGCTGGAACTGGAACCGGCCCCGGCCCCGTCGCTGCCCGCCCCGGGGCAGTGGCGGCTGGACCCCGACCACTCGTCCATCCGCTTCACCGCCCGGCACATCGGGCTGGCCGAGATCCACGGCCGCTTCAACCACTTCGAGGGCGGCCTGTGGATCGCGCCGGACATGCGGGACTCGCGGGTGGAGGTGACCATCGACGCGGCGAGCATCGACTCGGGCGTCAAGATGCGCGACGACCATCTGCGCTCGGCCGAGTTCCTGGACGTGGCGCGCTACCCGTACCTCCAGTTCGCCGGGGAGCGGTTCGTGCACAAGGGCGGCTCCCGGTGGGCCGTACAGGGCGTGCTGCACCTGCACGGCGTGAGCCGGTCGGTGCAGTTGGACACCCGCTACCTGGGCATCGGCACCGGGATCGGCGGCGAGACGCGGACGGCGTGCACCGCGGTGACCGAGCTGCACCGCGAGGACTTCACGCTCGACTGGCGCAAGATGCTCGCCCGGGGCATCGCGGCCATCGGGGCCACGATCCGCATCGAGCTGGACATCCAGGCCGTACCGGCGGAGTGA
- a CDS encoding amino acid ABC transporter permease has protein sequence MPLSRRKRARLFRGAQYAVLAAAVLVFALVADWGTLRHAFFDVGVAKALFPDIITTALVNTVKYTLLGFGFGLGLGLVLALMRLSQVPPYRWLAIVYIEFFRGVPALLVFIALGFGVPLAFEVALDMNITVMLSLGLVGAAYMAETIRAGIQAVPKGQTEAARSLGMSSGRAMRSIVIPQAFRIVLPPLTNELILLTKDSSLVYLLGLSLGQFELANFGRDALNEHKSLTPILIAGLLYLVITLPLGHLVRRLEARTAKAR, from the coding sequence ATGCCCCTGTCCCGACGCAAGCGGGCCCGCCTCTTCCGGGGCGCCCAGTACGCCGTGCTGGCCGCCGCCGTGCTCGTGTTCGCCCTGGTCGCCGACTGGGGGACGCTGCGCCACGCGTTCTTCGACGTCGGGGTCGCCAAGGCGCTGTTCCCCGACATCATCACGACCGCGCTGGTCAACACCGTCAAGTACACCCTGCTCGGCTTCGGTTTCGGGCTGGGGCTCGGGCTGGTGCTGGCGCTGATGCGGCTCTCGCAGGTGCCGCCGTACCGCTGGCTCGCCATCGTCTACATCGAGTTCTTCCGCGGGGTGCCCGCGCTGCTGGTGTTCATCGCGCTGGGCTTCGGCGTACCGCTCGCCTTCGAGGTCGCGCTCGACATGAACATCACCGTGATGCTGTCGCTCGGCCTGGTCGGCGCCGCGTACATGGCGGAGACCATCCGGGCCGGCATCCAGGCCGTACCCAAGGGGCAGACCGAGGCGGCCCGTTCGCTGGGGATGTCGTCGGGCCGCGCGATGCGGTCGATCGTCATCCCGCAGGCGTTCCGTATCGTGCTGCCACCGCTCACCAACGAACTGATCCTGCTCACCAAGGACTCCTCGCTGGTCTATCTGCTGGGCCTGTCGCTCGGCCAGTTCGAGCTGGCCAACTTCGGGCGGGACGCCCTGAACGAACACAAGAGCCTGACGCCGATCCTCATCGCCGGCCTGCTCTACCTCGTCATCACCCTCCCCC
- the mmuM gene encoding homocysteine S-methyltransferase encodes MSTAAAPSFTDALATGPLVLDGGLSNQLESAGHDLSDALWSARLLAEAPAAVVAAHRTYYEAGAQVAITASYQATFEGFAARGIGAAEAAELLRRSVELAREAARQATAAGAAGPLYVAASAGPYGAMLADGSEYRGRYGLSVAELERFHRPRLEVLAAAGPDVLALETVPDADEARALLRAVRGLGVPAWLSFSAAGEHTRAGQPLEDAFALASDVPEVVAVGVNCCTPEDADQAVALAARASGKPVVVYPNSGENWDAQARAWCGTPAFSADRVASWTAAGARLVGGCCRVGPDAVAALARQLAG; translated from the coding sequence ATGAGCACCGCTGCCGCCCCTTCGTTCACCGACGCCCTCGCCACGGGCCCGCTCGTCCTGGACGGCGGGCTCTCCAACCAGCTGGAGTCCGCCGGGCACGACCTGAGTGACGCGCTGTGGTCGGCCCGGCTGCTGGCCGAAGCCCCGGCCGCCGTGGTCGCCGCGCACCGCACGTACTACGAAGCCGGGGCGCAGGTGGCGATCACCGCCAGCTATCAGGCGACCTTCGAGGGCTTCGCCGCGCGCGGCATCGGGGCGGCGGAGGCCGCCGAGCTGCTGCGCCGCAGTGTGGAGCTGGCGCGTGAGGCAGCGCGGCAGGCGACGGCGGCCGGTGCCGCGGGGCCCCTGTACGTCGCCGCGTCGGCCGGTCCGTATGGCGCGATGCTTGCCGACGGTTCCGAATACCGGGGGCGCTACGGGCTGTCGGTGGCCGAATTGGAGCGCTTCCACCGCCCGCGCCTGGAGGTGCTGGCAGCCGCCGGGCCCGATGTGCTGGCACTGGAAACCGTGCCGGACGCGGACGAAGCGCGCGCTCTGCTGCGGGCGGTGCGCGGCCTGGGCGTACCGGCCTGGCTGTCGTTCAGCGCGGCCGGGGAGCACACCCGGGCCGGGCAGCCGCTGGAGGATGCCTTCGCGCTCGCCTCAGACGTCCCTGAGGTGGTCGCGGTAGGCGTGAACTGCTGCACGCCTGAGGACGCTGACCAGGCGGTGGCCTTGGCGGCCCGCGCGTCCGGCAAGCCCGTCGTCGTCTACCCGAACAGTGGCGAGAACTGGGACGCGCAGGCGCGCGCCTGGTGCGGCACGCCTGCCTTCAGCGCGGACCGGGTGGCGTCCTGGACCGCCGCGGGAGCCCGGCTCGTCGGCGGCTGCTGCCGGGTGGGACCGGACGCGGTGGCCGCGCTGGCCCGGCAACTGGCGGGCTGA